In the Orcinus orca chromosome 19, mOrcOrc1.1, whole genome shotgun sequence genome, AGCTAAAGTATGGAGACTAGGTAATTTGCTTAGAAGTCACATAAATAGCTTTGTTATTCATCTATGAGGCAGTGATTCTTCCAGGGAGAATATGGTAATTACCTTACCCCTATTATCTGATATGCTATCTCTTCGCTGCAGTTGCAAATCATTGCCTAAATGAGCTACTGTTAAAAATGGGACTGTGCAGTATATATTAGGCGTGTGCATGTACGCATGGGGTATAGATTTCTGttaggggaggtgggggaggtagagaaggaaaactgaaaaccaCTGTTCTCCAAAGCACAGAGGTACTTGTAACATCATTTGTAAACATCATTCATGAAACAAAAAACATTGTTTtaagtgggagtttgggattagcatatgcaaattggtatatatagaatggataaacaacaaggtcctactgtatagcacagggaactatatactcaatatcctgtgataagccacaatggaaaagaatatgaaaaacaatgtatatatgtataactgagtcactttgctgtacagcagtaattaacacaacactgtaattcaactatacttcaataaaaaataaattttaaaaaacggctacaaaaatactgcaaaaacaaacaaaccaaaaaaacattattttaaggcTTTAAATTAGTTATGCCAAATAGCAAATTTTTCCTTAAGACACAAATAAGCCTTATCCTAAGAAGGTTATTAACATGGAGCTTGAAAGATATCTGGTTCTTTTTTAACATGGGCTTTGGGGCTGTGACAGGCGCAGACTCCCAAGAGCCTGGTCCATACAATGATGATTGTACCTGCCATTGTAGTTTGATTATTTTCTAGCTACCTTTTAGCACCCGTTATTCCTTcttataagagaaaaaattagtTGACACTCCACCTTTTTGGACTCCTCCAAAACACTGCTCCTACTCATTTTAAGCAAATTAGAACAAACAAGTGAGCTCACTAATAAAGCAGCATATGATATAAAAAGCAAAGGAGAGGCAACACctgttcaaagaaaaaatttaatattcctTGAACAAAAGGCAGGAGGTCAATTATCCTTGTCTATATAAAAAGAAACACTTTTAAGTTGGAAAAGTGAACATTCCTTCTAAACCTTAACCGTACTGTTTTCAAAGACCCTGAATTAGAGTCTGATATCAGCTGCTTATCAACATTGTTATTCTCAACTAAGCTCTGGAATTCTTAAAGAATCTCATAGTAGCTTCCAAATGTCACTCTTAATACAACAGGCAATAAATGTACATTAAAATGACCAGTAAGAACCTTCATATAGGAAACAAATAAGTTACCTTTAGTGTGATATACAATAGCAGCCCTCAGGTCAAAAGAACCCCAGCTATCATTCCTTTCTAGGCCTCTCTGGTATCTCTGTTCTTTGGCGGAGCCTAACAAAGTGTTCGTAGGAGACGCCAGAGGATTTTGATTTTCTATCTCATAGTCCTTTGAGAGAAACACTAAAGCACCTTGACTACTGGTGTCTGCTTTTTGCAGGTCACCTATATGACTGGGTTCCAAGGATAAGGCTCCACTCTCACTAGTAGTCCCAGATTTTAGAATGCTACCCAGAACTTGAGGACTAGTCCGTTTTTCCAGCTCATAAGCCTTGGGAAACACAGGATGCTCAGTTCCTGAGGGGATTATTTCAGCACCCTGTGAAACCAAAGTGGCAGGATATTCCCCTTGAAATGTCACCTCCATCACTTTATGATCTGATGATTTCCCAATAACAGTCTCAGGGCCAGCACTGGGCTCATTGATAAATGATAAACCCCACTGATTCTGGAAGATATCCCCCAGGTTTTGCTGATCTGTCTGAGAGGGTAGATCCACTTGTGCTGTGCTCAACAGCACAGTTTGCATATTTGAAGGGTAGATAAAAAGGCTGGACTTAATTTGTTCAACAGCTGCTGAAGTCAGACTCATGTCTTGGAGAACTGAATCAGTCCCAGAAGAGATGGGTGTTAGAGTATTAGCAGCAGTAGTTAGCAGTGGCTGACCCCCAGGAGAATACACACTTGCATCAGTCCCTGCTAAAACTGGCCCATTAGAGAAGCTGGCCGAAGTAACAGATTTCAGCGCTGACATAGGGACCTGGGATAATCGACTTGAAGATTGGGTCTGAGTTTCCCCAGTAGATGACGAAGAGGATGAAGATGAAGATGGTGACACGGAAGAGTTCTGTACAGTTTTGTTGAGGTTTTCCTTAACTTTGCTTGCATAACTTATTTTAGGAACTATTTTAGCACTGCTATTGTCCACTGGAAAAACTGGGGGTGGTTTAAATAGGGTCCACGAGTCCTCTTTGGAGGCAACAGCAGAAGTATGCTTTCCTTTGGGCCGATCATCAAACTTTTTGCTGCTCACACCAGGCTTAATATCAGAGCTTTTCCTCAGCATATCACCCACAGCAGGTTTTCCTCGACTTGGTCCTCCAGGCCCAGTTTCATACTTCCAAATGGGCTTTGAACCATCTACTCGATTTCCCTTTTGTTCACTGTAGTCAGGCTTGAAAGTTTCAAGTCCCTGTTTTAAGGTTGGGACATTGGTCTCTTGTTGCATTATTTTGTCCTGCACTAAATTAAGGTTTTCACAACCCTTGGCACTATTGCGCCTAGCTTTCCTTTTTTTAGGAGTGGTATATCCGCTCTCAGATCCACTACCATCATTATCTGCTCCTTTGCCCATATAACCATTAGCAATATAGCCAGAATTATTTGTTACAACACCATTTGGAATTGCTACGGTATCAGTCTTGTCTACAGATTGGTTCTCTCCGGATTTATTTTCATAAGACTTCCCATTCTTTTTGTCCATACTGTTTTTCTGAATGAAATTCCTGGTTTTAATTCCTGCTTTCCCAAAGGTGCTGGACTTTACAGTCTGCTTCAGATTAGTGTCTACAACTTGTTGGTTGCCATTGAGGACCCTGGAAATAGGGTTGGTGGCTTCATCAGAACCCAGGTTCTTTaaagatatttctctttctccagcATTACCATTTAGTTCACCATAGCCTagggaaaaaaaggttaaaaaaattacaatatgtACATAACACTTAACAACTATTCATTTACAACGCACTAGACACTACGACTTCAGCTTTATGTTATTATTTCATAACTCTATGAGAAAACACTTGTcagtcccatttcacagattaggaaGTTTACTAAGCAAGAGACAGAACTGACCTGGTATCAAACCAGAGTCTAAGGTCAGAAAGAAGATGACATCTTAAGCATAATATCTCTCACCTAACAGGATCAACCTTCCCATCATTCTCACAAGGCtgttataaaatttcctttatagggacttccctggtggtccaggggttaagactccatgctcccaatgcaaggggcccaggttcaatccctggtgggggaactaagatcccacataccataaCTAAACActgcgcgctgcaacgaagacccagtgcagcctaaataaataaataaacaatttaaatataaacaaataagtaaaatttttttacaattaaGAACAGAGCTACCTTCTGGGAAAAATCAAGTTATACTGATACAGTAAATCTAAGTATTACAACAAAATTAAAGATTCCACTTCTATGAAACCATACATGGCTGGTGGTCACCATAAGCAGTTCCTATTGCATTCTGTGAAACAAAAATCTAACACTTGTGAACTTTTTCAAAAgtggtcttgggcttccctggtggcgcagtggttaagagtccgcccgccgatgcagggg is a window encoding:
- the NUFIP2 gene encoding FMR1-interacting protein NUFIP2, yielding MEEKPSQPQPQHHHSHHHPHHHPQQQQQQQSHHHHHYYFYNHSHNHHHHHHHQQPHQYLQHGAEGSPKAQPKPLKHEQKHALQQHQETPKKKTGYGELNGNAGEREISLKNLGSDEATNPISRVLNGNQQVVDTNLKQTVKSSTFGKAGIKTRNFIQKNSMDKKNGKSYENKSGENQSVDKTDTVAIPNGVVTNNSGYIANGYMGKGADNDGSGSESGYTTPKKRKARRNSAKGCENLNLVQDKIMQQETNVPTLKQGLETFKPDYSEQKGNRVDGSKPIWKYETGPGGPSRGKPAVGDMLRKSSDIKPGVSSKKFDDRPKGKHTSAVASKEDSWTLFKPPPVFPVDNSSAKIVPKISYASKVKENLNKTVQNSSVSPSSSSSSSSSTGETQTQSSSRLSQVPMSALKSVTSASFSNGPVLAGTDASVYSPGGQPLLTTAANTLTPISSGTDSVLQDMSLTSAAVEQIKSSLFIYPSNMQTVLLSTAQVDLPSQTDQQNLGDIFQNQWGLSFINEPSAGPETVIGKSSDHKVMEVTFQGEYPATLVSQGAEIIPSGTEHPVFPKAYELEKRTSPQVLGSILKSGTTSESGALSLEPSHIGDLQKADTSSQGALVFLSKDYEIENQNPLASPTNTLLGSAKEQRYQRGLERNDSWGSFDLRAAIVYHTKEMESVWNLQKQDPKRIITYNEAMDSPDQ